A genomic segment from Chloroflexota bacterium encodes:
- a CDS encoding methenyltetrahydrofolate synthetase produces MSSSRQGFGSASQNEKDLLRNTVWVNLRKVAKPDSRFHWDFSSYIPDYEGSVACADRIRGMDLYRQSKLIFITPDNNLQKLREYCLLDVKPFVMSTYGIARGFFYMERDFVPQGQEEYASTIDGMDRFSKPVSLSDVQRLGHFDFLVTGASAINYQGVRFGKGHGYFDLEWAMFRDIGVVDDHTPIIAVGHDCQLMDKEFPVAEYDTIIDLIITPTRTIKVATRYPKPKGVYWSKLPEEMLRAIPPLQELHEMLLSKGNNLTGLL; encoded by the coding sequence ATGTCAAGCTCTAGGCAGGGCTTCGGTTCAGCGTCGCAAAACGAGAAGGATTTGCTTAGGAACACGGTTTGGGTTAATCTCCGAAAGGTGGCCAAGCCAGACTCAAGATTCCATTGGGATTTCTCCAGTTACATTCCCGATTATGAGGGCAGCGTAGCCTGCGCTGATCGCATAAGGGGAATGGATCTCTATAGACAGTCAAAGCTCATTTTCATCACACCTGATAACAATCTTCAGAAACTGCGCGAGTACTGCCTCCTAGACGTCAAACCCTTCGTTATGTCAACATATGGCATAGCCCGGGGATTCTTTTATATGGAACGGGATTTTGTGCCTCAAGGTCAGGAGGAATACGCCTCAACCATCGATGGTATGGACCGTTTTTCTAAGCCAGTCAGCTTGAGTGATGTCCAGAGACTGGGACATTTTGACTTCTTGGTGACCGGTGCTTCAGCTATCAACTATCAGGGAGTTCGCTTTGGTAAGGGGCACGGCTATTTTGATCTCGAATGGGCGATGTTCCGTGATATCGGTGTCGTCGATGACCATACTCCCATAATTGCGGTAGGACACGATTGCCAACTGATGGACAAAGAATTTCCGGTCGCGGAATACGATACAATTATCGATCTAATCATCACCCCCACCAGGACGATTAAGGTAGCAACCCGCTATCCCAAGCCTAAGGGGGTCTATTGGAGCAAGTTGCCCGAAGAGATGTTACGGGCCATCCCACCGTTGCAGGAGCTGCACGAAATGCTACTGAGTAAGGGAAACAACTTGACGGGACTGCTTTGA
- the hypB gene encoding hydrogenase nickel incorporation protein HypB, with translation MEIRVQTNVLAANEAIATQNRALFHRCGCYALNLMGSPGAGKTSLLERTIEALRGALNIGVIEGDIATSLDTERILRHNVPAVQVNTGGNCHLDARMVQYGVEQLNITGLQLLFIENVGNLVCPAGFDLGEEARITVLSVTEGDDKPLKYPRMFQESTALIINKIDLLPFTDCDLAKIETTALRINPHLKIFEVSCRDGRGIEMWAVWLQEQVERFLKQRVLTVGQGDEIR, from the coding sequence ATGGAAATAAGAGTACAAACGAATGTTCTGGCAGCCAATGAGGCGATAGCCACTCAAAATAGAGCATTGTTTCATCGCTGTGGTTGCTATGCCTTGAATCTAATGGGTTCACCTGGCGCGGGAAAGACCAGCCTATTAGAAAGGACGATTGAGGCCCTGAGAGGAGCGCTAAATATAGGGGTGATTGAGGGTGATATTGCTACCTCGCTTGATACAGAGCGTATCTTACGCCACAATGTGCCTGCTGTGCAGGTGAATACTGGTGGCAACTGCCACTTGGATGCGCGTATGGTTCAATACGGCGTAGAGCAGCTGAACATAACCGGACTACAACTGCTCTTTATTGAGAACGTGGGCAATCTTGTCTGTCCAGCTGGATTCGATCTGGGCGAGGAGGCCAGGATAACAGTGCTCAGCGTGACCGAAGGGGACGACAAGCCGTTGAAGTACCCGCGCATGTTTCAGGAATCAACTGCGCTGATCATCAACAAGATAGATCTCTTACCCTTTACAGATTGTGATCTGGCCAAGATCGAAACAACCGCGCTTCGTATTAATCCCCATCTAAAAATATTCGAGGTATCCTGCCGTGACGGGAGAGGGATAGAGATGTGGGCCGTCTGGTTACAGGAGCAGGTGGAACGTTTCTTGAAACAGAGGGTGCTAACAGTGGGCCAGGGTGATGAGATCAGATAG
- a CDS encoding FAD/NAD(P)-binding protein — protein MTLDVTEIRPIPGQVGGTLFTPRLAEIVRKEPMTAKETFYDLRLREGRELGHDPGQFVTVSVFGVGEASLSISSSPTKTGSFELCVRAVGDVTNALQRLPVGSVVGIRGPFGRGFPLEVMRGHDIIFVAGGLGLVPLRSLINNVLDERASFGEVMILYGSRTPADILFKDELTTWSARKDVLCLTTVDIGDEAWTGNVGVVTTLFRGLKLNPRNLVAVVVGPPVMFRFVVKDLLFRGVYESRIFLSLERRMKCGVGKCGHCQINGVYVCQEGPVFSYAQLKKLEEARI, from the coding sequence GTCACAGAGATTCGTCCCATCCCTGGTCAGGTCGGAGGAACCCTTTTTACGCCCCGTCTGGCCGAGATCGTTCGTAAAGAACCTATGACGGCGAAAGAGACCTTTTATGATCTCCGTCTCCGCGAGGGGAGAGAGCTGGGGCATGATCCCGGTCAATTCGTCACAGTATCAGTGTTTGGAGTAGGAGAAGCTTCCCTATCCATCTCCTCCTCACCAACTAAAACCGGATCGTTTGAGCTCTGTGTGCGCGCTGTGGGAGACGTAACTAACGCTCTCCAGAGGTTGCCGGTGGGGAGCGTAGTAGGCATCAGGGGGCCCTTCGGACGAGGTTTCCCGTTAGAGGTGATGCGTGGCCATGACATAATCTTTGTCGCCGGCGGTCTGGGCTTGGTTCCCCTCCGTTCCTTGATAAACAACGTCCTTGACGAACGAGCGAGCTTCGGTGAGGTGATGATCCTTTATGGCAGTCGTACGCCAGCCGACATACTCTTTAAGGATGAGCTGACTACGTGGTCAGCGCGTAAGGATGTGCTTTGCCTGACAACTGTAGATATAGGTGATGAAGCCTGGACAGGCAACGTGGGGGTGGTGACGACCCTCTTTCGCGGGCTGAAGCTGAACCCCCGCAATCTGGTGGCCGTTGTAGTAGGTCCTCCAGTGATGTTCCGCTTCGTTGTCAAGGATCTTTTATTCAGAGGCGTCTACGAGAGCCGTATCTTCCTTTCCCTGGAACGTCGCATGAAATGTGGTGTGGGAAAATGCGGACACTGTCAGATCAATGGGGTATATGTCTGCCAGGAGGGACCGGTTTTCAGTTATGCTCAGCTAAAGAAACTTGAAGAGGCGAGGATATAA
- the hypD gene encoding hydrogenase formation protein HypD, whose amino-acid sequence MRYLDEFQDRTLAQKIVTKIVQMTDRPLCFMEVCGTHTVAIFRSGIRHLLPEMLTLLSGPGCPVCVTSQKDIDKAIALATEPGVILVTYGDMLKVPGTRSSLQQERARGADIRVVYSVSDALQIAADNPAKMIVFLGVGFETTVPNAALSVLEAQKRKIKNYLVLSIHKLIGPPLRALLEAGEVQLNGFILPGHVSTIIGARPYEFIASDYNVSGVITGFEPLDILQAIYMLVQQVRDGSSKIEIQYRRAVSWEGNRVAQMVIDEVFEPADATWRGLGVIPQSGLRLREKFAAFDADHVFAVETDFSREPAGCRCGEILRGVEIPSRCSLFATVCTPEQPVGPCMVSSEGTCSTYYQYARTQV is encoded by the coding sequence TTGCGCTATCTGGATGAGTTTCAGGATCGAACCCTCGCTCAAAAGATAGTGACGAAAATCGTCCAGATGACTGATCGTCCCTTGTGCTTTATGGAGGTGTGCGGGACACACACCGTAGCTATATTTCGCAGTGGTATTAGACACCTTCTGCCAGAAATGCTGACCCTCCTATCCGGCCCTGGTTGTCCGGTCTGTGTTACTTCTCAAAAGGATATTGATAAGGCCATCGCCCTGGCCACAGAGCCAGGGGTAATCCTGGTCACTTACGGTGATATGTTGAAAGTACCAGGCACACGCTCTAGTCTGCAACAGGAGAGGGCCAGGGGCGCTGATATCAGGGTCGTCTACTCGGTAAGCGATGCCCTTCAGATTGCAGCCGATAATCCAGCCAAGATGATAGTCTTCTTGGGCGTTGGCTTCGAAACCACCGTCCCAAATGCAGCCCTTTCAGTATTGGAGGCGCAGAAGCGAAAAATAAAAAATTATCTTGTTTTGTCAATTCATAAGCTGATTGGACCTCCCCTACGGGCTCTGCTTGAGGCCGGCGAGGTGCAATTGAACGGCTTTATCTTGCCTGGCCATGTAAGCACCATAATCGGCGCTCGTCCCTACGAATTTATCGCCTCAGACTACAATGTTTCCGGGGTGATCACTGGGTTTGAACCACTCGATATACTGCAAGCCATTTATATGCTTGTTCAACAGGTACGAGATGGGTCATCTAAAATAGAGATTCAATATCGGCGGGCCGTTTCTTGGGAGGGCAACAGGGTAGCCCAGATGGTGATCGATGAGGTTTTTGAGCCGGCTGATGCGACCTGGCGTGGCCTGGGGGTTATACCCCAGAGTGGACTCAGGCTCAGAGAGAAATTCGCCGCTTTTGATGCCGATCACGTCTTTGCCGTAGAGACCGACTTCAGTCGAGAACCAGCTGGATGCCGTTGCGGCGAAATTTTGCGCGGTGTGGAAATTCCCTCCCGATGTTCCCTCTTTGCCACGGTCTGCACTCCGGAACAGCCCGTTGGTCCATGCATGGTGTCATCCGAGGGAACCTGCTCAACTTATTATCAATACGCAAGGACGCAGGTCTGA
- a CDS encoding Ni/Fe hydrogenase subunit alpha: MRDLTINIHHVTRVEGHGNIKVNIKNGVIEELNLEIVESPRFFEAMLRGRRWDEAAHITSRICGICAVGHTTTSLRATEAAFGLEPSEQTVLLRKLIFNGEMMQSHILHFYFLVAPDFFGMGSVIPLASSHPAVVQRALRLKKLANDVCAVVGGRHIHPISMVVNGFTRIPKPSELREMRQHLVDAWPDLQATVDLFSTLSIPDFERQTEYVSLTNTKEYAFYDGVIASGDGGTIPVSGYKDKIKESVVPHSTAKHASATRESYMVGALSRVNNNYEQLLPKAKEAARALGLKVPCYNPFMISIAQLVETIHCLEDSINIIDSLLSKGLKEEDTRVQIRAGTGVGACEVPRGTLYHEYTFDEQGLITAANLIIPTAQNVANIERDFRSIVPTLLDRPKEEIALTLEMLVRAYDPCISCSVHLLNVEFV; this comes from the coding sequence ATGAGGGACCTCACCATAAATATTCACCACGTCACCCGTGTAGAGGGGCACGGCAATATCAAGGTTAACATCAAGAATGGAGTCATCGAGGAGCTCAATCTGGAGATCGTCGAATCGCCACGCTTCTTCGAGGCTATGCTACGTGGACGACGCTGGGATGAAGCAGCGCATATCACTTCACGCATCTGTGGTATCTGTGCCGTGGGACACACGACAACATCGCTGCGTGCCACCGAGGCCGCCTTTGGACTTGAGCCATCAGAGCAAACAGTTTTACTGCGGAAACTCATCTTCAATGGTGAGATGATGCAGAGTCATATCCTGCATTTCTACTTCTTGGTCGCGCCGGACTTCTTTGGCATGGGCAGTGTCATCCCTTTGGCTTCCAGTCATCCGGCCGTTGTCCAACGAGCCCTGCGCCTGAAGAAATTAGCCAATGACGTCTGTGCTGTGGTAGGTGGACGCCACATCCATCCCATCTCGATGGTCGTCAACGGTTTCACTCGAATACCGAAACCGTCTGAGCTGAGGGAGATGCGGCAGCATCTGGTAGACGCCTGGCCAGACCTTCAGGCTACGGTTGATCTGTTCAGTACTCTCTCTATCCCCGACTTCGAGCGGCAGACCGAGTATGTCTCCCTGACCAATACAAAAGAGTACGCTTTCTATGATGGTGTGATCGCCTCAGGTGATGGAGGTACCATCCCGGTCAGCGGGTATAAGGATAAAATCAAGGAGAGTGTAGTCCCCCATTCAACAGCGAAGCACGCCAGCGCGACCAGAGAATCGTATATGGTGGGCGCTCTATCACGGGTGAACAATAATTATGAGCAGTTGTTGCCTAAGGCTAAAGAGGCGGCCAGGGCCTTGGGGTTGAAGGTTCCCTGTTACAATCCTTTTATGATAAGTATCGCTCAGCTGGTGGAGACAATACATTGCCTGGAGGATAGTATCAATATCATCGACTCTTTGCTGTCTAAAGGATTAAAGGAGGAAGATACCCGTGTTCAGATCAGGGCCGGCACAGGTGTGGGGGCTTGCGAGGTGCCGCGCGGTACCCTCTACCACGAGTATACCTTCGATGAACAAGGCCTCATCACCGCAGCAAACCTGATCATCCCTACAGCCCAAAACGTGGCCAATATTGAGAGAGACTTCAGGTCCATCGTTCCTACCCTCCTGGATAGACCCAAGGAGGAGATAGCGCTTACCCTGGAGATGTTGGTACGGGCTTATGATCCATGCATCTCCTGCTCGGTTCACCTGCTCAATGTTGAGTTTGTTTGA
- a CDS encoding NADH:ubiquinone oxidoreductase, which yields MKPKIGIFDFSGCEGCQLTVLSLEDELLDLLGAVEIVNFREAMTERSDDYAIAFVEGTITREGEVERLKGIRERAKILVALGSCAAIGGINCLKNFHNLEEVRHIVYGDKADYFETFAARPLKAVVPVDYAIYGCPIPKQEFLEVAKALLLAKKPNIPNYAVCVECKLAENICVFDKGMTCLGPVTRAGCRAICPTYGNKCEGCRGLVDQPNINSHKEVLRERGLTVEEVLAQFRMFGGCLEGIK from the coding sequence ATGAAACCGAAAATTGGCATCTTCGACTTCAGCGGCTGCGAAGGTTGCCAGCTGACGGTCTTGAGCCTAGAGGATGAGCTTCTCGATCTACTAGGAGCAGTAGAGATCGTCAACTTTCGTGAGGCGATGACTGAGAGAAGTGATGATTATGCTATCGCCTTTGTCGAGGGCACCATCACCAGGGAAGGGGAGGTGGAGCGGCTCAAGGGGATCAGAGAGAGGGCGAAGATACTAGTGGCCCTTGGTTCCTGTGCAGCAATTGGGGGCATAAATTGCCTGAAGAACTTCCACAACCTGGAGGAGGTACGCCATATAGTCTATGGGGATAAGGCCGATTACTTTGAGACCTTCGCTGCGCGACCACTAAAAGCGGTTGTACCAGTTGACTACGCTATATACGGTTGCCCCATCCCCAAACAGGAATTCCTGGAGGTGGCCAAGGCTCTGCTCTTGGCTAAGAAGCCGAACATCCCCAACTATGCTGTCTGTGTGGAATGTAAGCTGGCCGAGAATATCTGTGTCTTTGATAAAGGTATGACCTGCCTGGGACCGGTCACTCGCGCTGGTTGCAGGGCCATCTGCCCCACTTATGGCAACAAATGCGAAGGCTGTCGGGGGCTGGTAGACCAGCCGAACATCAACTCCCACAAGGAAGTATTGCGAGAGCGTGGCCTCACTGTGGAGGAAGTGCTAGCCCAGTTCCGCATGTTCGGCGGTTGTTTGGAGGGTATAAAATGA
- the hypE gene encoding hydrogenase expression/formation protein HypE codes for MRSDRILLGHGSGGRLMHELIQHLFAPLLDNELLRQRDDSCRLEISAQSLAFTTDTFVVKPLFFPGGDIGRLAICGTVNDLAMLGAQPIYLSAAFVIEEGLPLEDLRRIVNSIRLASEEASVTIVTADTKVVEKGSADSLFINTSGIGLIPRDIHIAGQNARPGDRVILSGYIGDHGIAVLSQREGLRFQTEIESDCAPLNALVAAMLEVSSEIHALRDPTRGGLATTLNELAAQSEVGIKIDEEAIPVRDSVRAACEMLGYDPLYVANEGKLVAVVAPQVAETMVSRMRHERYGAKAAIIGEVIAGPAGRVLMTTKIGGTRIVDMLASEILPRIC; via the coding sequence ATGAGATCAGATAGAATTCTCCTCGGTCACGGCAGTGGCGGGCGATTGATGCATGAGCTTATCCAGCATCTATTTGCGCCTCTCCTGGATAACGAGCTATTGCGCCAACGTGACGACTCGTGTCGTCTGGAGATCTCTGCTCAATCCCTGGCTTTCACTACCGACACCTTTGTGGTCAAGCCGCTCTTCTTTCCGGGTGGAGACATCGGCCGCTTGGCCATTTGCGGCACAGTTAACGATCTGGCTATGCTGGGGGCACAACCTATCTATCTCTCCGCCGCCTTCGTTATTGAGGAGGGCCTACCCCTGGAAGACTTGCGGCGAATAGTCAACAGCATACGTCTGGCCAGTGAAGAGGCCAGCGTGACCATCGTAACGGCTGATACTAAGGTCGTGGAGAAAGGTAGCGCCGATAGCCTATTCATCAATACGTCAGGCATTGGGCTTATTCCCAGGGACATCCACATCGCCGGTCAGAATGCGAGACCAGGTGATAGGGTGATCCTGAGCGGCTATATCGGCGATCACGGTATCGCCGTCCTTAGCCAGCGTGAAGGACTGCGTTTTCAAACAGAGATCGAGAGCGATTGTGCCCCGCTCAATGCCCTTGTGGCAGCGATGTTGGAAGTCAGTTCTGAAATTCACGCCCTCCGTGATCCCACGCGAGGAGGGCTGGCCACCACACTGAACGAGCTGGCGGCCCAATCAGAGGTAGGCATCAAGATAGACGAGGAAGCTATCCCCGTACGAGATAGCGTTCGAGCCGCCTGCGAGATGCTGGGCTATGATCCCTTATACGTGGCCAACGAAGGAAAACTGGTGGCGGTTGTTGCCCCCCAGGTAGCAGAGACTATGGTGTCCCGTATGCGTCATGAGCGATATGGCGCAAAGGCGGCGATCATCGGTGAGGTGATCGCTGGCCCTGCGGGGAGGGTTCTTATGACGACCAAGATCGGTGGAACCAGAATCGTCGACATGCTGGCAAGCGAGATCCTACCACGGATCTGTTAA
- a CDS encoding hydrogenase maturation protease has translation MKADMTTDNAANDLASLAYSRGSPRKTFVVGLGNLLLKDEGIGVHVVQRIQQMGLPIEAIDIGTAGLDIVDLMIAAERLIIIDAALMGREAGSVVRFDLEEANFLSTQRSFSLHEAGFAAIIELAEALGIKPKVTVIGIQPKEVDWGTDLSPELEAKIAEIIDLVLKELGLEEVRLRA, from the coding sequence TTGAAAGCCGATATGACCACCGATAACGCTGCAAACGATCTCGCTAGTCTTGCGTACAGCCGTGGTTCTCCACGAAAGACGTTCGTCGTGGGACTTGGTAACCTGCTTCTCAAGGATGAGGGCATCGGGGTCCATGTTGTCCAGAGGATACAGCAGATGGGACTTCCCATCGAGGCCATCGATATAGGTACAGCCGGCCTGGACATAGTTGATTTAATGATCGCCGCTGAGCGCTTAATCATCATCGATGCCGCTTTGATGGGGCGCGAGGCCGGTAGCGTTGTTCGTTTTGATCTCGAAGAAGCCAACTTTCTTTCCACTCAGCGATCATTTTCACTGCACGAAGCAGGATTCGCCGCTATAATAGAGCTGGCCGAGGCGTTGGGGATCAAGCCGAAGGTCACCGTAATTGGCATTCAGCCGAAAGAGGTAGATTGGGGAACGGACCTCTCGCCGGAGTTGGAGGCTAAAATAGCGGAGATCATCGACCTGGTCCTGAAAGAGTTGGGCCTGGAGGAGGTCAGGCTCAGAGCCTAA
- a CDS encoding HypC/HybG/HupF family hydrogenase formation chaperone: MCLAIPMKVLAIEDDYRGQVEMGGLRRQVGLQLVPEVTVGDYVLVHAGYAIARIEESEALETLRLLEEMVALSG, from the coding sequence ATGTGTTTAGCGATACCGATGAAGGTGTTGGCTATCGAGGATGATTACCGTGGCCAGGTGGAGATGGGTGGGTTAAGGCGGCAGGTGGGCCTTCAATTGGTGCCCGAGGTCACCGTTGGTGATTATGTGCTGGTGCATGCGGGCTATGCTATCGCCCGGATTGAGGAGTCCGAAGCCTTAGAGACACTCAGGTTGTTGGAGGAGATGGTTGCGCTATCTGGATGA
- a CDS encoding cyclic nucleotide-binding domain-containing protein, whose amino-acid sequence MVSKEILRKTDVFVGLTDEQLESVAAIAQEEVYEPGAIIFSEHDIAKNLYIVEDGRVAVQIPVDKHRRATIHTVTNGLTFGWSALVEPYRFTASARCVEPSRVITIDGAELGKLFEGDCRMGFIVMSRIAMIISGRLRDTMLQLISLQG is encoded by the coding sequence ATGGTATCCAAAGAAATCTTGCGGAAAACTGATGTCTTTGTAGGGTTGACGGACGAACAATTAGAGAGCGTCGCCGCCATCGCTCAAGAAGAGGTTTACGAGCCAGGAGCGATCATCTTCAGTGAGCACGATATAGCCAAGAATCTCTACATCGTTGAGGATGGTCGGGTGGCTGTCCAGATCCCCGTCGATAAGCACCGCCGGGCTACGATCCATACTGTGACCAATGGCCTTACCTTTGGATGGTCTGCCCTGGTTGAACCCTATCGCTTTACAGCCTCAGCCCGCTGCGTTGAGCCCAGTAGGGTTATCACCATTGATGGGGCAGAGCTCGGCAAGCTGTTTGAAGGGGACTGTCGCATGGGCTTCATCGTGATGAGTCGAATTGCCATGATCATCTCTGGCCGGCTCCGCGATACCATGTTGCAGCTGATCAGTCTTCAAGGATAG
- the hypA gene encoding hydrogenase maturation nickel metallochaperone HypA — protein sequence MHELTISENILAVAIAEAEKHRAKRIRAIHLKIGALTQVDAACVSFYLNIIGQGTIAEGVRLETTLIPLTARCSSCQTTFAVSDYTFYCAHCGGEAELVEGKELLVESIEVE from the coding sequence ATGCACGAATTGACAATTAGCGAGAACATCCTGGCGGTGGCTATCGCTGAAGCTGAAAAGCATAGAGCCAAGCGCATCAGAGCCATTCACCTTAAGATAGGAGCCTTAACTCAGGTTGATGCCGCCTGTGTATCCTTCTACCTTAATATTATTGGGCAAGGAACCATCGCTGAGGGGGTGCGACTGGAGACGACGCTGATACCACTGACGGCCAGATGTAGCTCATGTCAAACTACGTTTGCGGTATCTGATTACACTTTTTATTGTGCTCACTGTGGTGGTGAGGCTGAGCTAGTTGAAGGTAAGGAGTTGCTGGTAGAAAGCATAGAGGTGGAGTAA
- the hypF gene encoding carbamoyltransferase HypF translates to MVQGVGFRPFIYRLANEYGLNGWVLNSDEGVVIDVEGDAVDQFTTATRAKAPPLARIESLEVTILPPIGYESFLIKESQNGSNGLALISPDIAVCSACLQELFDPHNHRYRYPFINCTDCGPRFTITRDIPYDRINTTMATFTMCPTCAWEYHEATDRRFHAQPNACPICGPKVWLVPNTPAEQLDCRSVKPNYPTKTLSNPSHAFPGSQPVESFTASRAEAWGDHSEECIEATLRLLCAGYTVAVKGIGGFHLACDATNDTAVARLRWRKGRVEKPFALMSPDVATVETYCYIGEEERALLESAERPIVLLRRRTDGPISSLVAPGNNSLGVMLPYSPLHHLLLAAREGQNPPALVMTSGNVSEEPIAISNAEALECLSSIADAFLLHNRDIYMRCDDSVARIVEGEAMLLRRSRGYVPSPVELKRKVRPVLACGAELKNAFCLTKGTYAFLSQHIGDLQNMETLRSFEAAIEHFKHLFRIEPQVVAHDLHPDYLSTKYAESLDRSQGGATSATKARVAVQHHHAHIASCMAENGLDEAVIGVAFDGTGYGSDGAIWGGEFLVCTYKRFQRWAHLKYVPMPGGEVAIRKPYRMALSHLVAAYGDFKEKVLSTSIISVDPLELDIIQKQLQKGLNAPLTSSCGRLFDAVAALLGLRQIVNYEGQAAIELEMIAAEDVEGDYEWGYNRDQPLVLDAAPVIRGIIADLCYGLPEEIIAAKFHNAVVQLIITVCQRIREREGLDKVLLSGGVFQNLYLLKRVLPALRQAGFQPFIQRRVPCNDGGIALGQAMVADAQMED, encoded by the coding sequence ATGGTACAAGGGGTTGGCTTTCGCCCTTTTATCTACCGTTTAGCCAACGAATATGGCCTGAATGGCTGGGTGCTGAACTCTGATGAGGGGGTAGTTATTGATGTCGAAGGCGATGCGGTGGATCAATTCACCACTGCTACCAGGGCGAAAGCTCCCCCTCTGGCCAGGATCGAGTCCCTAGAGGTAACAATTCTGCCCCCCATTGGCTACGAATCCTTCCTAATTAAGGAGAGCCAAAACGGCTCCAATGGTCTGGCTCTGATCTCGCCGGATATAGCCGTTTGCTCCGCCTGCTTGCAGGAACTCTTTGATCCCCACAACCATCGCTACCGCTACCCCTTCATTAACTGTACAGATTGTGGCCCTCGCTTTACTATAACCAGGGATATTCCTTATGACCGAATCAATACGACGATGGCCACCTTCACGATGTGTCCGACGTGTGCCTGGGAATACCACGAGGCGACTGACCGTCGTTTCCACGCTCAACCAAACGCCTGCCCTATCTGTGGACCAAAGGTTTGGCTGGTGCCTAACACGCCAGCAGAACAGTTGGATTGTAGGTCGGTCAAGCCGAACTATCCGACCAAGACTCTATCAAACCCTTCCCACGCGTTTCCTGGGAGCCAACCGGTAGAGTCGTTCACCGCATCCAGGGCAGAAGCGTGGGGTGACCATAGTGAGGAGTGCATCGAAGCAACGCTGAGACTGTTGTGTGCTGGTTATACGGTGGCCGTGAAGGGAATAGGTGGCTTCCATCTGGCTTGCGATGCCACTAATGATACCGCAGTGGCCCGCTTGCGTTGGCGCAAGGGACGTGTTGAGAAGCCTTTTGCCCTTATGTCGCCGGATGTAGCTACCGTTGAAACTTATTGTTACATCGGTGAAGAAGAACGAGCCCTTTTGGAATCTGCTGAGCGCCCCATCGTTCTCCTTCGCCGTCGAACGGATGGGCCCATTTCGTCCCTGGTTGCCCCAGGCAACAACTCTTTGGGGGTAATGTTGCCTTACTCCCCCCTACACCATCTACTGCTGGCCGCTAGGGAAGGGCAAAATCCGCCAGCTTTGGTGATGACCAGCGGTAACGTTAGTGAGGAACCGATCGCCATCAGCAATGCTGAGGCCTTGGAATGTCTATCTTCTATCGCTGATGCCTTTCTATTACATAATCGCGATATTTATATGCGTTGCGATGACTCGGTCGCCCGTATAGTGGAGGGTGAAGCCATGCTCCTCCGTCGCTCACGGGGCTATGTTCCTTCACCCGTCGAGTTAAAGAGGAAGGTAAGACCAGTATTAGCTTGTGGGGCAGAGCTGAAGAATGCATTTTGTTTGACTAAAGGTACCTATGCTTTCCTCAGCCAACACATTGGCGACCTGCAAAATATGGAAACGCTACGCTCCTTCGAAGCTGCGATCGAGCACTTCAAACACCTTTTCCGCATTGAGCCACAGGTAGTCGCCCATGATCTTCACCCGGATTATCTTTCTACTAAATACGCTGAGAGCCTCGATCGGTCACAAGGAGGAGCCACGAGTGCCACTAAAGCGCGTGTCGCTGTACAGCACCACCATGCCCATATCGCCAGCTGCATGGCCGAAAACGGCCTGGATGAAGCGGTCATAGGGGTGGCTTTTGACGGGACAGGATATGGGAGCGATGGGGCTATTTGGGGTGGCGAGTTTCTAGTTTGTACCTACAAACGGTTTCAAAGATGGGCCCATTTAAAGTACGTTCCCATGCCTGGTGGTGAGGTCGCCATTCGCAAGCCGTACCGTATGGCCTTGAGCCACCTGGTCGCCGCCTATGGTGATTTCAAGGAAAAAGTCCTCTCCACCTCGATCATCTCTGTAGATCCCTTGGAGCTGGACATCATCCAAAAGCAGCTCCAGAAAGGGCTTAATGCGCCCCTGACTTCCAGCTGTGGTCGGCTATTTGATGCCGTCGCCGCCCTGCTTGGCCTTCGCCAGATAGTGAATTATGAGGGGCAGGCAGCCATCGAATTGGAGATGATAGCAGCCGAAGATGTGGAAGGCGATTACGAATGGGGTTATAATCGTGACCAGCCATTAGTGCTTGATGCGGCCCCAGTGATAAGAGGTATCATTGCCGACCTTTGCTACGGCCTGCCTGAAGAGATTATCGCGGCCAAGTTTCACAACGCTGTAGTCCAACTGATAATCACTGTCTGCCAAAGGATTCGCGAGCGAGAGGGGCTGGATAAGGTGCTCTTAAGTGGTGGTGTCTTTCAGAACCTTTACCTGTTGAAGCGAGTTCTACCTGCTTTGCGGCAGGCAGGATTTCAGCCCTTTATCCAAAGGCGTGTCCCCTGTAATGATGGGGGAATTGCCCTGGGCCAGGCGATGGTGGCCGACGCCCAGATGGAGGACTAA